A part of Melittangium boletus DSM 14713 genomic DNA contains:
- a CDS encoding class II glutamine amidotransferase, with the protein MCRLFGFRSSVPTAVHPSLVTEKNSLLQQSREHKDGWGIAAYPVGDSPSVAHGLGPAHCDPDFERVSSQVSSRTVVAHIRLASVGSVERCNAHPFTHGRWCFVHNGTLKNFALHQKSLEGLIREDLRVRIQGATDSERCFYLFLTRLSEQRQCLVGPACVEKVARALAETMGLVAAITDMPGQDGSSMNFLVTNGDVMVATRRNRTLFLSDTAPETGRCAHRANAGPPRPGTRLEQFVLASERLSGEDHWHQVGEDEIIGVDNNLVFHQWKVQELYARALSGPP; encoded by the coding sequence ATGTGCCGCCTCTTTGGTTTTCGCTCATCGGTTCCGACCGCCGTTCACCCCTCCCTCGTGACGGAGAAGAACTCGCTTCTCCAGCAGTCGAGGGAGCACAAGGACGGCTGGGGCATTGCCGCCTACCCGGTAGGCGACAGCCCCTCCGTCGCGCACGGGCTGGGCCCGGCGCACTGTGATCCGGACTTCGAGCGGGTGAGCAGTCAGGTGTCTTCCCGCACGGTGGTCGCGCACATCCGCCTGGCCTCGGTGGGGAGCGTGGAGCGGTGCAACGCCCACCCCTTCACCCATGGCCGGTGGTGTTTCGTCCACAACGGCACACTCAAGAACTTCGCGTTGCACCAGAAGAGCCTGGAAGGGCTCATCCGCGAGGACTTGCGCGTGCGCATCCAGGGCGCCACGGACTCCGAGCGCTGCTTCTATCTCTTCCTCACCCGGTTGTCGGAGCAGAGGCAGTGCCTGGTGGGCCCGGCGTGCGTGGAGAAGGTCGCGCGAGCCCTGGCGGAGACCATGGGCCTGGTGGCGGCCATCACGGACATGCCGGGGCAGGATGGCTCGTCCATGAACTTCCTCGTGACGAATGGGGACGTGATGGTGGCCACGCGGCGCAACCGCACCCTCTTCCTGTCGGACACCGCGCCCGAGACGGGCCGGTGCGCCCACCGGGCGAACGCGGGTCCGCCCCGGCCAGGCACCCGGTTGGAGCAGTTCGTGCTCGCCAGCGAGCGGCTGTCGGGCGAGGACCACTGGCACCAGGTGGGCGAGGACGAGATCATCGGCGTGGACAACAACCTCGTCTTCCATCAGTGGAAGGTGCAGGAGCTGTACGCTCGGGCCCTGAGCGGGCCTCCCTGA
- a CDS encoding heme lyase CcmF/NrfE family subunit yields MKSSLGYGLVLAGLAFASFGALVGLVSGMRRNDAAFPWVMRCVVGFFACMLGANVVMEWALLSNDFSVKYVAQVGSIATPTPYKIVSLWSALEGSILFWGLIMGGYVMAFAWVHRREHARYMSLALGTMLAVGVFFSFLIAGPANPFHTMSPVPLDGPGPNALLQNHYLMIIHPPMLYLGYVGMTVPFGIAVAALLRGEMGDAWMAPLRRWTLFAWLFLSIGIILGAWWAYAVLGWGGYWAWDPVENASFLPWLTATAFMHSTLVHERKKMLKLWTLSLVLSSFVLTILGTFMTRSGIFNSVHSFTQSDIGPTFLVFIAVLLFVSIALLAVRGPLLVAESQIKSLLSRETTILVNNLVFVAITFTVLLGTLYPLISEAVRGIKVSVGEPYFNKMAVPGGVMVLFLMGVGPMLPWGSPDPKTVRERFWIPAAVGVAVVGACLAGGLRGFYPLLTFGLAGFVTVITLRELALPVKVRMAEHREGFLTALVGSATKARRRFGGYIVHLGIVIMFVAVGASSAYVTRTSGTVREGETLRIGGYQVKYLGLTSGREPHRSFVATNLQITAPDGSVSEMAPRMNYYETMTDPVGTPAVRTTPKEDLYLSLMAFSEERRTASFNAWIFPLVGWIWWSIPVLVLGTLIALWPARKARAVAEVRAPTAGAPPEPGAGMNQGAA; encoded by the coding sequence GTGAAGTCCTCGCTCGGCTATGGCTTGGTGCTCGCGGGCCTGGCGTTCGCGAGCTTTGGCGCGCTGGTGGGCCTGGTCAGCGGCATGCGCCGCAACGACGCGGCCTTCCCCTGGGTGATGCGCTGCGTGGTGGGCTTCTTCGCCTGCATGCTCGGCGCCAACGTGGTCATGGAGTGGGCGCTCCTCTCCAACGACTTCAGCGTGAAGTACGTGGCGCAGGTGGGCAGCATCGCCACGCCCACGCCCTACAAGATCGTCTCGCTGTGGAGCGCGCTGGAAGGCTCCATCCTCTTCTGGGGCCTCATCATGGGCGGCTACGTGATGGCGTTCGCGTGGGTGCACCGGCGCGAGCACGCGCGGTACATGTCGCTGGCGCTCGGCACGATGCTCGCGGTGGGCGTCTTCTTCAGCTTCCTCATCGCGGGGCCCGCCAACCCCTTCCACACCATGTCGCCCGTGCCCCTGGATGGACCGGGCCCCAACGCGCTGCTGCAGAACCACTACCTGATGATCATCCACCCGCCCATGCTGTACCTGGGCTACGTGGGCATGACGGTGCCCTTTGGCATCGCGGTGGCGGCGCTCTTGCGCGGGGAGATGGGGGATGCGTGGATGGCGCCCCTGCGCCGCTGGACGCTCTTCGCGTGGCTCTTCCTGTCCATCGGCATCATCCTCGGTGCGTGGTGGGCGTACGCGGTGCTCGGCTGGGGCGGCTACTGGGCGTGGGATCCCGTGGAGAACGCGTCCTTCCTGCCGTGGCTGACGGCCACCGCGTTCATGCACTCCACGCTCGTGCACGAGCGCAAGAAGATGCTCAAGCTGTGGACGCTGAGCCTCGTGCTGTCGAGCTTCGTGCTCACCATCCTGGGCACGTTCATGACGCGCTCGGGCATCTTCAACTCGGTGCACAGCTTCACGCAGTCGGACATCGGGCCCACGTTCCTCGTCTTCATCGCCGTGCTGCTCTTCGTGTCCATCGCGCTGCTGGCCGTGCGCGGTCCGCTGCTGGTGGCCGAGAGTCAGATCAAGTCGCTGCTCTCGCGCGAGACGACCATCCTGGTGAACAACCTGGTGTTCGTGGCCATCACCTTCACGGTGTTGCTCGGCACGCTCTACCCGCTCATCTCCGAGGCGGTGCGCGGCATCAAGGTGAGCGTGGGCGAGCCGTACTTCAACAAGATGGCGGTGCCCGGCGGCGTCATGGTGCTCTTCCTGATGGGCGTGGGGCCCATGCTGCCCTGGGGAAGCCCGGATCCGAAGACGGTGCGCGAGCGCTTCTGGATTCCGGCGGCGGTGGGCGTGGCGGTGGTGGGCGCGTGCCTGGCCGGGGGCTTGAGGGGTTTCTACCCGCTGCTCACCTTCGGGCTGGCGGGCTTCGTCACCGTCATCACCCTGCGGGAGCTGGCGCTGCCGGTGAAGGTCCGCATGGCGGAGCACCGCGAGGGGTTCCTCACGGCGCTCGTGGGCAGCGCCACCAAGGCGCGGCGGCGCTTCGGCGGCTACATCGTGCACCTGGGGATCGTCATCATGTTCGTGGCGGTGGGCGCCTCGTCGGCCTACGTGACGCGCACCTCGGGCACGGTGCGCGAGGGCGAGACGCTGAGGATCGGCGGCTACCAGGTGAAGTACCTGGGACTGACGAGCGGCCGCGAGCCGCACCGCTCCTTCGTGGCGACGAACCTTCAAATCACGGCGCCGGACGGGTCGGTCAGTGAGATGGCGCCCCGGATGAACTACTACGAGACCATGACGGATCCGGTGGGGACGCCCGCGGTGCGCACGACGCCCAAGGAAGATCTCTACCTGTCGCTCATGGCCTTCTCCGAGGAGCGGCGGACGGCGAGCTTCAACGCGTGGATCTTCCCGCTGGTGGGGTGGATCTGGTGGAGCATCCCGGTGCTGGTGCTCGGCACGCTCATCGCGCTGTGGCCCGCGAGGAAGGCGCGCGCGGTGGCGGAAGTGCGCGCGCCCACGGCGGGGGCTCCGCCCGAGCCCGGTGCCGGAATGAACCAGGGGGCGGCATGA
- the argG gene encoding argininosuccinate synthase: MSRIYRSLPPAGTRIGLAFSGGLDTRAAVAWMSRKGLDVYAYTADLAQPDEKNPSDIPPIALGHGAKQAKLVDCREAMVREGLVAIQCGAFHLSVGGKKYFNTTPLGRAVTTTAIVRAMREDGVHVFGDGSTHKGNDIQRFYRYGILVDPALRIYKPWLDPEFVSAFGGRKEMSEYLASIQLPYRMGTEKAYSTDANVLGATHEAKDLEHLDKGMNIVEPIMGVAHWRPEVDVRPERITVEFAQGLPVALNGKRFDSSFELFLECNRIGGRHGLGMSDQLENRVIDAKSRGIYEAPGMALLHVVYERLLSAIHNENTTDLYATLGRRLGRLLYEGKWFDPEALLLKDSLTRWVAPSVTGSVTLELRRGDDYTLLDTQAEHMSYDPSKLSMEKVESAFSPEDRIGALEMQNLSVGDNRALLLHHLSSVRRLPGGPTPGIAQLLEDGSEE; the protein is encoded by the coding sequence ATGAGCCGGATCTACCGTTCGCTTCCTCCCGCTGGTACCCGTATTGGTCTCGCCTTCTCGGGCGGTCTGGACACCCGCGCCGCAGTGGCGTGGATGTCGCGCAAGGGGCTCGACGTGTACGCCTACACCGCCGACCTCGCCCAGCCCGACGAGAAGAACCCCTCCGACATTCCTCCCATCGCCCTGGGCCATGGCGCCAAGCAGGCGAAGCTCGTGGACTGTCGCGAGGCCATGGTGCGCGAGGGCCTCGTCGCCATTCAGTGTGGTGCCTTCCACCTGTCCGTGGGTGGCAAGAAGTACTTCAACACCACGCCGCTCGGCCGCGCCGTCACCACCACCGCCATCGTGCGCGCCATGCGCGAGGACGGCGTGCACGTCTTCGGCGATGGCAGCACGCACAAGGGCAACGACATCCAGCGCTTCTACCGCTACGGCATCCTCGTGGACCCGGCGCTGCGCATCTACAAGCCCTGGCTGGATCCCGAGTTCGTCAGCGCCTTCGGGGGCCGCAAGGAGATGAGCGAGTACCTGGCCTCCATCCAGCTGCCCTACCGCATGGGGACGGAGAAGGCCTACTCCACCGATGCCAACGTGCTCGGCGCCACCCACGAGGCCAAGGATCTGGAGCACCTGGACAAGGGCATGAACATCGTGGAGCCCATCATGGGCGTGGCCCACTGGCGCCCCGAGGTGGATGTGCGCCCCGAGCGCATCACCGTGGAGTTCGCCCAGGGCCTGCCCGTGGCCCTCAATGGCAAGCGCTTCGACTCCTCCTTCGAGCTGTTCCTCGAGTGCAACCGCATTGGCGGGCGGCACGGTCTGGGCATGAGCGATCAGCTGGAGAACCGCGTCATCGACGCCAAGAGCCGCGGCATCTACGAGGCCCCCGGCATGGCGCTGCTGCACGTCGTCTACGAGCGGCTGCTGTCCGCCATCCACAACGAGAACACCACGGACCTCTACGCCACCCTGGGCCGCCGCCTGGGCCGCCTCCTCTACGAGGGCAAGTGGTTCGATCCCGAGGCGCTCCTGCTCAAGGACTCGCTCACCCGGTGGGTGGCCCCCAGCGTCACCGGCAGTGTCACCCTGGAGCTGCGCCGCGGCGATGACTACACGCTGCTCGACACCCAGGCCGAGCACATGTCCTACGATCCGAGCAAGCTCTCCATGGAGAAGGTCGAGAGCGCCTTCAGCCCCGAGGATCGCATCGGCGCCCTGGAGATGCAGAACCTGTCCGTGGGGGACAACCGCGCGCTGTTGCTGCACCACCTGTCCAGCGTGCGCCGTCTCCCCGGCGGTCCCACGCCCGGCATCGCGCAGTTGCTGGAGGATGGCTCGGAGGAGTGA
- a CDS encoding TlpA family protein disulfide reductase encodes MNWRVTIGFAVLCMALVGVLYKGFGRDPREVPFKLKGAPAPAFTMKALDSGQRVSLEQFKGRPVVINFWASWCGPCQGEHPVLEWGAREFGAQAQFLGVVFEDTDDNARRFLSRMGASFPQLTDPRSSMAVDYGVAGVPETYFIDTQGIIRGKHVGPIDPQTLAGWIRDLSAGGPTAQH; translated from the coding sequence ATGAACTGGCGCGTCACGATCGGCTTCGCCGTCCTGTGCATGGCCCTGGTGGGAGTGCTCTACAAGGGCTTTGGCCGGGATCCCCGCGAGGTCCCCTTCAAGCTCAAGGGCGCGCCGGCGCCGGCCTTCACCATGAAGGCGCTGGACAGCGGCCAGCGGGTGAGCCTGGAGCAGTTCAAGGGCCGGCCGGTGGTGATCAACTTCTGGGCGTCCTGGTGCGGCCCCTGCCAGGGGGAGCACCCGGTGCTCGAGTGGGGCGCACGGGAGTTCGGTGCGCAGGCGCAGTTCCTCGGCGTCGTCTTCGAGGACACGGACGACAACGCCCGGCGGTTCCTCTCGCGCATGGGCGCGAGCTTCCCGCAGTTGACGGATCCGCGCTCGAGCATGGCCGTGGACTACGGCGTCGCGGGGGTCCCCGAGACATACTTCATCGACACCCAGGGAATCATCCGGGGCAAGCACGTGGGTCCCATCGATCCGCAGACCCTGGCGGGTTGGATCAGGGACCTGTCCGCGGGCGGCCCCACCGCACAGCACTGA
- a CDS encoding ceramidase domain-containing protein: MDTVVERLFAPGCPWWELRVAWGEPNVKWCEATLCSWVNEPANAWSNLAYVVVALVCLRGWVSSRNRALGRFAWTTLFVAVASFAFHATNNFGTQLMDFVGMYVLVFLLVALNLHRLGLVPEARVLPLHVGLTVGCTLLIPVMRAVRVPYQFVVLAAVLVVIGTEIRLFQRANARRQGRDFEWAVGLMAVAIVCSVADVTRRWCEPDNHWLQGHAVWHVLSALALLFAARHYARVEQRGLPSP; this comes from the coding sequence ATGGACACTGTCGTCGAGCGGTTGTTCGCCCCCGGCTGCCCCTGGTGGGAACTGCGCGTCGCCTGGGGCGAACCGAACGTGAAGTGGTGCGAGGCCACGCTGTGCTCCTGGGTGAACGAGCCCGCGAACGCGTGGTCCAACCTGGCCTATGTCGTGGTGGCGCTGGTGTGTCTGCGCGGATGGGTTTCCAGCCGCAATCGGGCCTTGGGTCGCTTCGCCTGGACGACGCTGTTCGTGGCGGTGGCCTCCTTCGCCTTCCACGCGACGAACAACTTCGGCACCCAGTTGATGGATTTCGTGGGCATGTACGTGCTCGTCTTCCTGCTCGTCGCGTTGAACCTGCACCGGCTGGGCCTGGTGCCCGAGGCGCGGGTGCTCCCCCTTCACGTGGGCCTGACGGTGGGGTGCACGCTGCTGATTCCGGTGATGCGCGCCGTCCGCGTGCCGTACCAGTTCGTCGTCCTGGCCGCGGTCCTGGTGGTCATCGGCACGGAGATCCGGCTGTTCCAGCGCGCCAACGCGAGGCGCCAGGGTCGGGACTTCGAGTGGGCGGTGGGGTTGATGGCCGTGGCGATCGTCTGCTCGGTGGCGGACGTGACCCGGCGCTGGTGCGAGCCCGACAACCACTGGCTCCAGGGGCACGCGGTCTGGCACGTCTTGAGCGCGCTCGCGCTGCTCTTCGCCGCTCGACACTACGCGCGGGTGGAGCAGCGGGGTCTTCCGAGTCCTTGA
- a CDS encoding cytochrome c maturation protein CcmE gives MTPQTRNRLIAVAALLVAGGGLALVAFGNIGENLVYYWRPSEMISQGDKAYGPIIRLGGQVQPGSIQWDEQHTTLHFRVMDSEQPGAAHVLVRTSEVPPQMFRERIGVVVEGTFDKSQTFQGTRLMVNHSNEYRAPKTDDDVKKMFEDMQRQETTTASARSP, from the coding sequence ATGACCCCGCAGACACGCAACCGTCTCATCGCCGTGGCGGCCCTGCTGGTGGCCGGTGGCGGCCTCGCCCTGGTGGCCTTCGGCAACATCGGCGAGAACCTCGTCTATTACTGGCGGCCCTCGGAGATGATCTCCCAGGGAGACAAGGCCTACGGCCCCATCATCCGCCTGGGCGGCCAGGTGCAGCCGGGCAGCATCCAGTGGGACGAGCAGCACACCACCCTGCACTTCCGCGTCATGGACAGCGAGCAGCCCGGCGCGGCCCACGTGCTCGTGCGCACGAGCGAGGTGCCGCCGCAGATGTTCCGCGAGCGCATCGGCGTGGTGGTGGAGGGCACCTTCGACAAGTCCCAGACCTTCCAGGGCACCCGGCTCATGGTGAACCACTCCAACGAGTACCGCGCGCCCAAGACGGATGACGACGTGAAGAAGATGTTCGAGGACATGCAGAGGCAGGAGACCACCACCGCCTCGGCGAGGAGCCCGTGA
- the hutI gene encoding imidazolonepropionase, whose product METLELLIRNTSEVLTVEGSPQQPAEQALTPQPNACVGVRRGKVWYVGSEGALPPGAVGPSTRVLDAHGQFVGPGFVDPHTHAVFAGERAAEFDLRCQGATYLQIAQAGGGIVNTVRATRFASEEDLIRLALPRLQLMLEYGVTTAEVKSGYGLSLQDELKMLRVVQRLSALQPVELVPTLMCAHAVPEEYREWREPYLDLCIQEIIPAVAEQGLARFCDVFVEQGAFTPSEARRVLGAAQKRGLRPRLHVDQLTSGGGAELAAELGAATADHLEHVSDAGIQALAQAGVTAVLVPTSTLFLRVRPYAPGRKLRDAGVNVALGTNLNPGSGMSENLPLALGLACLENGLTAAEAYWAATRGAALALGLNTYGRITVGDPANLVIFSCSNYRHLPYHLGINHARIVIKDGHVVIEQEKALCA is encoded by the coding sequence ATGGAAACCCTGGAGCTGCTCATCCGCAACACGTCCGAGGTGCTCACCGTGGAGGGCTCGCCCCAGCAGCCCGCGGAACAAGCCCTCACGCCCCAACCCAACGCCTGCGTCGGCGTGCGCCGGGGCAAGGTCTGGTACGTGGGTTCCGAGGGAGCCCTGCCGCCGGGCGCGGTGGGCCCCTCCACCCGGGTGCTGGACGCCCATGGCCAGTTCGTGGGCCCGGGCTTCGTGGACCCCCACACCCATGCCGTCTTCGCGGGCGAGCGCGCGGCGGAGTTCGACCTGCGCTGCCAGGGCGCCACCTACCTGCAGATCGCCCAGGCGGGGGGCGGCATCGTCAACACCGTGCGCGCCACCCGCTTCGCCAGCGAGGAGGATCTCATCCGGCTCGCCCTGCCCCGGCTGCAGTTGATGCTCGAGTACGGCGTGACGACCGCCGAGGTGAAGAGCGGCTATGGGCTGTCGCTCCAGGACGAGCTGAAGATGCTCCGGGTGGTGCAGCGGCTCTCGGCGCTCCAGCCCGTGGAGCTGGTGCCCACGCTCATGTGCGCGCACGCCGTCCCCGAGGAGTACCGCGAGTGGCGCGAGCCCTACCTGGACCTGTGCATCCAGGAGATCATCCCCGCGGTGGCCGAGCAGGGCCTCGCGCGCTTCTGCGACGTCTTCGTCGAGCAGGGGGCCTTCACGCCCTCCGAGGCCCGCCGAGTGCTCGGAGCCGCCCAGAAGCGGGGGCTCAGGCCCCGGCTGCACGTGGACCAGCTGACGAGCGGGGGCGGCGCGGAGCTGGCGGCGGAGCTGGGCGCGGCCACCGCGGACCACCTGGAACACGTGAGCGACGCGGGCATCCAGGCCCTGGCCCAGGCGGGCGTCACGGCCGTCCTGGTGCCCACCTCCACCCTCTTCCTCCGGGTGCGCCCCTATGCCCCGGGACGCAAGCTGCGCGATGCCGGCGTCAACGTGGCGCTCGGCACCAACCTCAACCCCGGCTCCGGCATGAGTGAGAACCTGCCCCTGGCCCTGGGGCTCGCCTGCCTGGAGAACGGGCTGACGGCCGCCGAGGCCTATTGGGCGGCCACCCGGGGCGCCGCCCTCGCGCTTGGTTTGAATACATACGGCCGAATCACCGTGGGAGACCCGGCCAACCTTGTCATCTTTTCGTGTTCCAACTACCGCCACCTTCCCTATCATCTAGGAATCAATCATGCGCGGATCGTCATCAAGGATGGCCACGTGGTGATAGAACAGGAGAAGGCCCTATGTGCGTGA
- a CDS encoding cytochrome c biogenesis protein, translated as MHTVLQVLSTAAALASVGLGIFLGVKWAPPGSRYNARPILWGMTAVGVGLLVLGTWMGLVWTPPEREMGQVYRIIYVHVPAMWMSLLALVLNFCFCVAYLFKASWKKDAMAEASAEIGLLFGTYGLVLGSIWGKPTWGVYWDWDPRLTAMAIMLVTYVGYTALRRFVEDPEKRAVWSSVVGIISGINTPIVWQSVKWWRSLHQVQSTPKTVDPDMVLALRVNAWASLILLTLFLLHRYRIALATREAEVALPDALPPDATSGVSPPRGTPTEVL; from the coding sequence ATGCACACGGTGCTTCAGGTGCTTTCGACGGCGGCGGCGCTGGCGTCGGTCGGTCTGGGAATCTTCCTGGGCGTGAAATGGGCGCCCCCCGGCTCGCGCTACAACGCCCGGCCGATCCTCTGGGGCATGACGGCGGTGGGGGTGGGCCTGCTGGTGCTCGGCACGTGGATGGGCCTGGTGTGGACGCCGCCCGAGCGGGAGATGGGGCAGGTCTACCGCATCATCTATGTGCACGTGCCGGCCATGTGGATGTCCCTGCTGGCGCTGGTGCTCAACTTCTGCTTCTGCGTCGCCTACCTCTTCAAGGCGAGCTGGAAGAAGGACGCCATGGCGGAGGCGTCCGCGGAGATCGGCCTGCTCTTCGGCACGTATGGCCTGGTGCTCGGCTCCATCTGGGGCAAGCCCACCTGGGGCGTGTACTGGGACTGGGATCCGCGGCTGACGGCCATGGCCATCATGCTGGTGACGTACGTGGGCTACACGGCCTTGCGCCGCTTCGTGGAGGATCCGGAGAAGCGCGCGGTGTGGAGCTCCGTGGTGGGCATCATCTCGGGCATCAACACGCCCATCGTCTGGCAGTCGGTGAAGTGGTGGCGCAGCCTGCACCAGGTGCAGTCCACGCCCAAGACGGTGGACCCGGACATGGTGCTCGCCCTGCGGGTCAACGCCTGGGCCTCGCTCATCCTGCTCACGCTCTTCCTCTTGCACCGCTACCGCATCGCCCTGGCCACGCGCGAGGCGGAGGTGGCCCTGCCCGACGCCCTGCCCCCGGATGCCACCTCGGGGGTCTCCCCGCCGCGCGGCACCCCCACGGAGGTCCTCTGA
- the hutU gene encoding urocanate hydratase, whose translation MSRTIRAPRGGALSCKGWVQEAALRMLMNNLDPDVAERPEDLVVYGGIGKAARDWPSFDRIIESLQRLNDDETLLVQSGKPVGILRTHPDAPRVLIANSNLVGNWANWDHFFELEKKGLMMYGQMTAGSWIYIGTQGILQGTYETFAQAGRVHFGSDDLSGRLVLSGGLGGMGGAQPLAATMNNAVFLGVEIDRTRAQRRVETRYLDVVAKDLDEALALVKEAQDKRQGRSIAVIGNAAQVYRELYRRGIKPDLVTDQTSAHDPLNGYIPTDLSLEAAAELRQRDPKGYVERARQSMATQVQAMLDFARAGSHVFDYGNNIRAQAQLAGLENAFDFPGFVPAYIRPLFCEGMGPFRWVALSGDPEDIRRTDEAVLELFPEKASLRRWLTLARERVAFQGLPARICWLGYGERHKAGLRFNEMVRKGELKAPIVIGRDHLDCGSVASPNRETEAMKDGTDAVADWPILNALVNAVNGASWVSFHHGGGVGMGYSLHAGQVIVADGTPEAARRIERVLTSDPAMGVLRHADAGYPEAWEAAKSRGVRIPGITE comes from the coding sequence ATGTCCCGCACCATTCGTGCCCCTCGTGGCGGCGCCCTCTCCTGCAAGGGGTGGGTCCAGGAAGCCGCCCTCCGGATGCTGATGAACAACCTGGATCCGGACGTGGCCGAGCGCCCCGAGGATCTCGTCGTCTACGGCGGCATCGGCAAGGCCGCCCGCGACTGGCCGTCGTTCGACCGCATCATCGAGAGCCTCCAGCGCCTCAACGACGACGAGACCCTGCTCGTACAGTCCGGCAAGCCCGTGGGCATCCTGCGCACCCATCCGGATGCCCCCCGCGTCCTCATCGCCAACTCCAACCTCGTGGGCAACTGGGCCAACTGGGACCACTTCTTCGAGCTCGAGAAGAAGGGGCTGATGATGTACGGCCAGATGACGGCCGGGTCGTGGATCTACATCGGCACCCAGGGCATCCTCCAGGGTACCTACGAGACCTTCGCCCAGGCGGGCCGTGTCCACTTCGGCTCGGATGACCTGTCCGGCCGGCTCGTGCTGTCCGGTGGCCTCGGCGGCATGGGAGGCGCCCAGCCCCTGGCCGCCACCATGAACAACGCCGTCTTCCTCGGCGTGGAGATCGACCGCACGCGCGCCCAGCGCCGCGTGGAGACGCGCTACCTGGACGTCGTCGCCAAGGACCTGGACGAGGCGCTCGCGCTCGTGAAGGAGGCCCAGGACAAGCGCCAGGGCCGCTCCATCGCCGTCATCGGCAACGCCGCCCAGGTGTACCGCGAGCTGTACCGGCGGGGCATCAAGCCGGACCTGGTGACCGACCAGACGAGCGCGCATGATCCGCTCAACGGCTACATCCCCACGGATCTGTCCCTGGAGGCGGCGGCCGAGCTGCGCCAGCGCGACCCCAAGGGCTACGTGGAGCGGGCGCGCCAGTCCATGGCCACCCAGGTGCAGGCGATGCTCGACTTCGCGCGCGCGGGCAGCCACGTGTTCGACTACGGCAACAACATCCGCGCCCAGGCGCAGCTGGCCGGGCTGGAGAACGCCTTCGACTTCCCCGGCTTCGTGCCGGCCTACATCCGCCCGCTCTTCTGCGAGGGCATGGGCCCCTTCCGTTGGGTGGCGCTCTCGGGGGACCCCGAGGACATCCGCCGCACGGACGAGGCGGTGCTGGAGCTCTTCCCGGAGAAGGCCTCCCTGCGCCGCTGGCTCACGCTCGCGCGCGAGCGCGTGGCCTTCCAGGGGCTGCCCGCGCGCATCTGCTGGCTGGGCTATGGCGAGCGCCACAAGGCGGGCCTGCGCTTCAACGAGATGGTGCGCAAGGGCGAACTCAAGGCCCCCATCGTCATCGGGCGCGATCACCTGGACTGCGGCTCGGTGGCCTCGCCCAACCGCGAGACGGAGGCCATGAAGGACGGCACCGACGCGGTGGCCGACTGGCCCATCCTCAACGCGCTGGTGAACGCGGTGAATGGCGCCTCGTGGGTGTCCTTCCACCATGGTGGCGGCGTGGGCATGGGCTACTCGCTGCATGCCGGCCAGGTCATCGTCGCGGATGGAACGCCCGAGGCCGCGCGGCGCATCGAGCGCGTGCTCACCTCCGATCCCGCAATGGGCGTGCTGCGCCACGCGGACGCGGGCTACCCCGAGGCGTGGGAAGCGGCGAAGAGCCGCGGCGTGCGCATCCCCGGCATCACCGAGTGA